One part of the Chthonomonadales bacterium genome encodes these proteins:
- a CDS encoding esterase family protein, with product MPPGYLHLLPSGYNEGDACFPVIYMLHGLGGSAGDWLAHTRIARHAAPYPFLLIFPDADSSWYTDSADGASRWGHRFLTEMMPDVEARFRTVSRREGRGLIGLSMGGFGACRLALAHPDRFAAAASHSGSLMKAREETPPDAPHPVFGDPRRDAAHRRANDPFVLAERLAGSPGLPALYLDCGLKDHLLEANRAFHARLERLGVPHAYAERPGYHTWPYWNRAVRHSLEWMAAHLVGSRPCPPAAAPR from the coding sequence ATGCCGCCGGGCTACCTGCACCTGCTTCCCTCCGGCTACAACGAGGGCGATGCCTGCTTTCCCGTTATCTACATGCTCCACGGGCTCGGCGGCTCCGCGGGCGACTGGCTTGCGCACACGCGCATCGCGCGCCACGCCGCGCCGTACCCGTTCCTGCTCATCTTCCCGGATGCCGATAGCTCCTGGTACACCGACTCCGCCGATGGCGCCAGCCGCTGGGGCCATCGCTTCCTCACCGAGATGATGCCGGACGTGGAGGCCCGCTTCCGCACCGTGTCGCGCCGCGAGGGGCGCGGCTTGATCGGGCTCTCGATGGGCGGCTTCGGAGCGTGCCGCCTGGCGCTCGCTCACCCCGATCGGTTCGCCGCGGCGGCCAGCCACAGCGGCTCGCTCATGAAAGCGCGCGAGGAGACGCCGCCCGACGCGCCCCACCCGGTCTTCGGCGACCCTCGGCGCGACGCCGCGCACCGGCGCGCCAACGACCCGTTCGTGCTCGCCGAGCGACTGGCCGGCTCGCCTGGCCTCCCGGCCCTGTACCTGGACTGCGGCCTGAAGGACCACCTGCTAGAGGCCAATCGCGCCTTCCACGCCCGCCTCGAGCGGCTGGGCGTGCCCCACGCCTACGCCGAGCGCCCCGGCTACCACACCTGGCCGTACTGGAACCGCGCCGTGCGCCACTCGCTGGAGTGGATGGCGGCCCACCTCGTCGGTTCGCGGCCATGCCCGCCGGCCGCGGCGCCGCGCTGA
- a CDS encoding MATE family efflux transporter, with protein sequence MNTVTTRRLADEGPLLSSPRPPSPAVEVWRIAWPSVVTFGLMTTNSILDRAFVGTLGRDALAAVGVGGQVLFLLVSLSMAITAGTTAIVARYVGAQEPERAARATGQSAALGLLIGAACTALVYLGLGWFLRAVGIEPEARAEAREFLSAALIGMVPMFVGNVLNAAFRGLGDTRTPMKVMVAANLVHVVGDWTLMLGHWGAPRLGLRGGGIALSGSNVVALAAYVLLLRRSMLRDALVARHVRLTQEWTRRILRIGIPAAITAMLRTTSLMGFTGVLARTAEGTNAVAALPIGLTAESIAFMPGFGFSVAASALVGQALGARDPDRAERCGWAAAWQGVAIMTAMGAVFFLAAEPFAAVFTHDPRVLPLAVSYLRIMAISEPMLAFGMVLTGALQGAGDTVRPSVLTALTFWGFRLPAAYALALALDYNTAGAWVAMAATTFVGGALTIQLFRDGRWKRISV encoded by the coding sequence GTGAACACCGTGACCACCCGGCGCCTCGCGGACGAGGGGCCACTCCTTTCCTCTCCGCGCCCGCCCTCTCCCGCCGTCGAGGTCTGGCGTATCGCCTGGCCCTCCGTCGTCACGTTTGGCCTGATGACCACCAATAGCATCCTGGATCGCGCCTTCGTCGGCACGCTCGGGCGCGACGCACTGGCGGCGGTCGGGGTCGGCGGCCAGGTGCTGTTCCTGCTCGTCTCGCTCTCGATGGCCATCACGGCGGGAACCACCGCCATCGTGGCCCGCTACGTGGGGGCTCAGGAGCCGGAACGAGCGGCGCGCGCCACCGGGCAGTCCGCCGCGCTCGGACTGCTGATCGGCGCGGCCTGCACCGCGCTCGTCTACCTCGGCCTCGGCTGGTTCCTGCGCGCCGTCGGCATCGAGCCGGAGGCGCGCGCGGAGGCGCGGGAGTTCCTCTCGGCGGCGCTGATTGGCATGGTGCCGATGTTCGTGGGCAACGTGCTCAACGCCGCCTTCCGGGGCCTCGGCGACACGCGCACGCCCATGAAGGTGATGGTGGCGGCGAACCTGGTGCATGTGGTGGGCGACTGGACGCTGATGCTGGGCCACTGGGGAGCGCCCAGGCTGGGGCTGCGTGGCGGCGGCATCGCGCTCTCCGGCTCGAACGTGGTCGCGCTGGCGGCCTACGTACTGCTGCTGCGCCGCTCGATGCTGCGCGACGCGCTGGTGGCGCGCCACGTGCGGCTTACCCAGGAGTGGACGCGCCGCATCCTGCGCATCGGTATCCCGGCCGCCATCACGGCGATGCTGCGCACCACATCCCTCATGGGCTTCACCGGCGTGCTGGCGCGCACGGCCGAGGGCACGAACGCCGTCGCGGCGCTTCCGATCGGGCTGACCGCCGAGTCGATCGCCTTCATGCCGGGATTCGGCTTCAGCGTGGCGGCCTCGGCGCTCGTCGGGCAGGCGCTCGGCGCGCGCGACCCGGACCGCGCCGAGCGGTGCGGCTGGGCGGCCGCCTGGCAGGGGGTCGCCATCATGACGGCGATGGGCGCCGTCTTCTTCCTGGCCGCCGAGCCTTTCGCCGCCGTCTTCACGCACGATCCAAGGGTGCTGCCGCTCGCCGTGAGCTACCTGCGCATCATGGCGATCTCGGAGCCGATGCTGGCGTTCGGGATGGTCCTCACCGGGGCGCTCCAGGGAGCCGGCGACACGGTTCGCCCCTCGGTGCTCACGGCGCTCACGTTCTGGGGCTTCCGACTGCCCGCCGCCTACGCGCTGGCGCTCGCCCTGGACTACAACACCGCCGGCGCCTGGGTCGCCATGGCCGCCACCACCTTCGTCGGCGGCGCGCTCACCATCCAGCTCTTCCGCGACGGGCGCTGGAAGCGGATCAGCGTGTGA
- a CDS encoding GGDEF domain-containing protein, with product MYAPRSRPEPGERATGRSPGAPRRPAGSAAQLIEAIEPCSIAFLLRQPPGEALALCPGDALREALRAVLVEPCELTAFTFEDGSAAVVATPRSGRPFDPVTVSALTEGLRRRFVAVADLRRAASPPHILPIAAVAPVEGLQENLAALDELLDTLVNGRLGAQFQPIASLATGQVCGYEALIRAPQGGALRKLGSLFDTADRARLVSWLDIACQERCFAEAARAGVRDHLFFNMDAEGLSHYHHADRSLAEKAAEHRISPRRVVLEITERQAVVDYPRLAQYIQEQREQGFLIAIDDAGAGYNSLESIANLRPDFVKIGRPLVRCIENSGPRRALLGTLVRYTTQIGASLIAEGIETWDELATVIEIGVPLGQGYLLSKPENGFRGLRRAVREFVEERGAHRRRRASGLGYGIGAMARRGVAVPPDATVEQVAHRFGKNAEVECIAVVEEERAAGLVTRDRFERDTEGRADRLQWPIARLMDPRPLALEADTPLEDAAMRVTHRREMRFQDDVLVLRDGRYAGLVPVRALLEAVTTLSANRGRHSDPVTGLPSRQPFEEALAARLAVGGPLVVARAEVRRAAPMLDIYGVQQDEELLAAIARAIESALLENGGADDMAARWGEAFWLLLGEATAGDVCGRIRRAVALIAPAHEPPSASGASRWRLVLGGARTEGREIRALGDAAPHLARAMAAAEADPEGGAAIV from the coding sequence ATGTACGCACCCAGATCGCGCCCGGAGCCCGGGGAGCGCGCGACCGGCCGTTCGCCCGGCGCGCCACGCCGCCCCGCGGGCTCGGCCGCGCAGCTCATAGAGGCCATTGAGCCCTGTTCCATCGCGTTTCTGTTGCGCCAGCCGCCCGGCGAGGCACTCGCCCTGTGCCCGGGCGACGCGCTGCGCGAGGCGCTCCGCGCCGTCCTCGTGGAGCCGTGCGAGCTCACCGCGTTCACGTTCGAGGACGGCTCGGCGGCGGTAGTGGCCACGCCTCGCAGTGGCCGGCCCTTCGATCCGGTCACGGTGAGCGCCCTCACCGAGGGCCTGCGCAGGCGGTTCGTCGCCGTCGCCGATCTTCGCCGGGCCGCCTCGCCCCCACACATCCTGCCCATCGCCGCCGTGGCGCCCGTGGAGGGGCTTCAGGAGAACCTGGCCGCGCTCGACGAGCTCCTCGACACACTGGTGAACGGCCGGCTTGGCGCGCAGTTCCAGCCCATCGCCAGCCTCGCCACCGGCCAGGTATGCGGCTACGAAGCGCTGATCCGCGCACCGCAGGGGGGCGCGCTTCGCAAGCTGGGCTCCCTGTTCGATACGGCCGACCGCGCGCGTCTCGTCTCGTGGCTCGACATCGCCTGCCAGGAGCGCTGCTTCGCCGAGGCCGCCCGCGCCGGCGTGCGCGACCACCTCTTCTTCAACATGGATGCCGAGGGCCTCTCCCACTACCATCATGCCGACCGCTCGCTGGCCGAGAAGGCCGCCGAGCACCGCATCTCGCCGCGACGCGTGGTGCTGGAGATTACCGAGCGCCAGGCGGTGGTTGACTACCCGCGTCTCGCGCAGTACATCCAGGAGCAGCGCGAGCAGGGCTTCCTCATCGCGATCGACGACGCGGGGGCCGGCTACAACAGCCTGGAGTCGATCGCCAATCTGCGCCCAGACTTCGTGAAGATCGGCCGGCCGCTCGTGCGCTGCATCGAGAACAGCGGCCCAAGACGGGCGCTGCTCGGGACGCTGGTGCGCTACACGACGCAGATCGGGGCCTCCCTTATCGCCGAGGGCATCGAGACCTGGGACGAGCTGGCGACAGTCATCGAGATCGGCGTGCCGCTCGGGCAGGGCTACCTGCTCAGCAAGCCCGAGAACGGCTTCCGCGGCTTGCGCCGGGCCGTGCGCGAGTTCGTGGAGGAGCGTGGCGCCCACCGGCGGCGGCGCGCCTCCGGACTCGGCTATGGCATCGGGGCGATGGCGCGTCGCGGCGTGGCGGTGCCGCCCGACGCTACGGTGGAGCAGGTGGCGCATCGATTCGGCAAGAACGCCGAGGTCGAGTGCATCGCGGTGGTGGAGGAAGAGCGCGCGGCGGGCCTGGTGACGCGCGACCGATTTGAGCGCGATACAGAAGGTAGGGCCGACCGCCTGCAGTGGCCCATCGCCCGCCTGATGGACCCCCGGCCGCTCGCGCTGGAAGCGGACACACCTCTCGAAGACGCCGCCATGCGCGTGACGCACCGACGCGAGATGCGCTTCCAGGATGACGTGCTTGTGCTGCGTGACGGGCGCTATGCCGGGCTTGTGCCGGTGCGCGCGCTGCTGGAGGCGGTGACCACCCTCTCCGCAAATCGCGGCCGTCACAGCGACCCGGTGACCGGCCTGCCCTCGCGGCAGCCATTCGAGGAGGCATTGGCCGCGAGGCTGGCGGTCGGAGGGCCGCTCGTGGTGGCGCGCGCGGAGGTGCGCCGCGCCGCGCCGATGCTCGACATCTATGGCGTGCAGCAGGACGAGGAGCTCCTGGCGGCGATCGCGCGGGCGATCGAGAGCGCGCTGCTGGAGAACGGTGGCGCCGACGACATGGCCGCGCGCTGGGGCGAGGCGTTCTGGCTGCTGCTCGGGGAGGCCACAGCCGGCGATGTGTGCGGCAGGATCCGGCGGGCGGTGGCGCTGATCGCGCCGGCCCACGAGCCGCCGTCCGCGAGCGGGGCGAGCAGATGGCGGCTGGTGCTGGGCGGCGCGCGCACCGAGGGCCGCGAGATCCGCGCGCTGGGCGACGCGGCGCCCCACCTGGCGCGGGCCATGGCCGCCGCCGAGGCGGACCCGGAGGGAGGGGCCGCCATCGTGTAG
- a CDS encoding serine hydrolase has product MLKLRVRFPIAFALVAAGAAALPGPAAAASPDLKAALAGIQKQIEAKRAVQHVAGAALVVVKDGSVVFAGGFGERDVERGLPVTANTLFAIGSCTKAFTAMTVMMGVEDGRLALDESPRKHLPYFRLRDPDADARITLADLLCHRSGLDRTDLAWATGRLTSEQIIRVAGQAHATARLGEKFQYQNVMFLAAGEIVGRAYGRPWAAVVRSRIFGPLGMDRSDISARIMQRDRDHALGYAYDAAADRFARIPMRDLASIAPAGAINSCAADMGRWVLALLGRGATGSTRLVSEASFAEMTRPRMAMGGTQSYGLGWMLGSWNGHALIEHGGNIDGFSAHVAVLPDEAIGMAVLTNANSTPFTAAARDLVFEGLLGKPAAAATPGAGPAADAGPAADAAPVPPAKEAGTYRLAGPNIDFSITWDGARLTLTVAGQPPYPLERVAGRRYRLGSPAPAGFYATFRPAADAPDQAECYLEQPQGNVTLRKVPEAAYEAPITPEQLMGREIEALGGERALRRHRTMRIEYAADLETQGLTGDGRIYASAPDAQTDTIVLRALGKPIATIREYFNGTSGATEISFAPDTRIQGERAADAAVAADFYAPLDWRERFKSVTITGTEKIDGEECYVVRMTPKRGSPVTDYISSATFLPMRRATADGGSETFSDYRAVDGVKVAFTRVRTAVGIGKAMLVVRKVAFDVPLPEGAFEARPKPTRFGGVYPETWR; this is encoded by the coding sequence ATGCTCAAGCTCCGTGTCCGGTTTCCGATCGCCTTCGCGCTGGTCGCCGCAGGCGCCGCCGCACTGCCGGGGCCGGCGGCCGCCGCCTCCCCCGACCTGAAGGCCGCGCTCGCCGGCATCCAGAAGCAGATCGAGGCGAAGCGCGCCGTGCAGCACGTGGCGGGCGCCGCCCTCGTGGTCGTTAAGGATGGCAGCGTGGTCTTCGCCGGAGGGTTCGGCGAGCGCGATGTCGAGCGCGGCCTGCCGGTGACGGCGAACACGTTGTTCGCGATCGGTTCCTGCACCAAAGCATTCACCGCCATGACCGTGATGATGGGAGTGGAGGATGGCCGGCTCGCGCTCGACGAGAGCCCGCGCAAGCACCTGCCCTACTTCCGCCTGCGCGACCCCGACGCCGACGCCCGCATCACCCTGGCCGACCTCCTCTGCCATCGCTCGGGCCTGGACCGGACCGATCTCGCGTGGGCGACCGGCCGGCTAACCAGCGAGCAGATCATCCGCGTGGCCGGCCAGGCGCACGCCACCGCCAGGCTGGGCGAGAAGTTCCAGTATCAGAACGTGATGTTTCTCGCCGCCGGGGAGATCGTCGGCCGCGCCTACGGCAGACCGTGGGCAGCGGTGGTGCGCTCGCGGATCTTCGGCCCGCTGGGCATGGACCGCTCGGACATTTCGGCGCGGATAATGCAGCGCGACCGGGATCACGCGCTCGGCTACGCCTACGACGCGGCCGCCGATCGCTTCGCTCGCATCCCGATGCGCGACCTCGCCAGCATTGCGCCCGCCGGCGCGATCAACTCCTGCGCGGCCGACATGGGCCGCTGGGTGCTCGCCCTGCTTGGCCGGGGAGCGACCGGCTCCACGCGGCTCGTGAGCGAGGCCTCCTTCGCCGAGATGACCAGGCCCCGCATGGCGATGGGAGGCACGCAGAGCTACGGGCTCGGCTGGATGCTCGGGAGCTGGAACGGGCACGCGCTCATCGAGCACGGCGGCAACATCGACGGGTTCAGCGCGCACGTCGCGGTACTCCCGGACGAGGCGATCGGCATGGCGGTGCTTACCAACGCGAACAGCACTCCGTTCACGGCCGCGGCGCGCGACCTCGTGTTTGAGGGGCTGCTGGGCAAGCCGGCGGCCGCGGCCACCCCTGGCGCCGGCCCAGCAGCCGACGCCGGCCCGGCAGCCGACGCCGCCCCGGTGCCTCCGGCGAAGGAGGCGGGCACCTACCGCCTGGCCGGGCCGAACATCGACTTCTCCATAACATGGGATGGCGCGCGCCTCACGCTCACTGTTGCGGGCCAGCCGCCGTACCCGCTCGAGCGTGTGGCCGGCCGCCGCTACCGCCTTGGCTCCCCGGCTCCCGCCGGTTTCTACGCCACCTTCCGTCCGGCAGCCGACGCTCCTGACCAGGCGGAATGCTACCTCGAGCAGCCGCAGGGCAACGTCACGCTGCGTAAGGTGCCCGAGGCGGCCTACGAGGCCCCCATCACCCCCGAGCAACTGATGGGCAGGGAGATCGAGGCGCTCGGAGGCGAGAGGGCGCTCCGGCGGCATCGGACGATGCGCATCGAGTACGCCGCCGACCTCGAGACGCAGGGGCTGACCGGCGACGGCCGCATCTACGCCAGCGCCCCGGACGCACAGACGGACACCATCGTGCTGCGCGCCCTCGGAAAGCCCATCGCCACCATCCGTGAGTACTTCAATGGCACGAGCGGCGCGACGGAGATCAGCTTCGCGCCCGACACCCGCATCCAGGGTGAACGCGCGGCGGATGCCGCCGTGGCGGCCGACTTCTACGCCCCGCTCGACTGGAGAGAGCGGTTCAAGAGCGTGACGATCACGGGGACCGAGAAGATCGACGGCGAGGAGTGCTACGTGGTGCGGATGACGCCGAAGAGGGGGAGTCCGGTCACCGACTACATCTCGAGCGCGACCTTCCTCCCGATGCGGCGCGCGACGGCCGACGGCGGCTCCGAGACCTTCTCCGACTACCGAGCGGTGGACGGCGTGAAGGTGGCGTTCACGCGCGTGCGAACGGCCGTCGGCATTGGCAAGGCGATGCTCGTCGTGCGTAAGGTCGCGTTCGATGTGCCTCTGCCGGAGGGGGCGTTCGAGGCCCGGCCGAAGCCGACGCGCTTCGGCGGCGTCTACCCGGAGACCTGGCGTTAG
- a CDS encoding MGMT family protein, which yields MEELAPHSPAAQAVYAYVRTVPPGRVVTYGQVAEMVETVALTPRQVGHIMNNAPEDVPWQRVVGAGGNLPIGKRGTPLMMRQRQLLEQEGVPFRADGRIDMGACQLRADDPLGGIFGAAEE from the coding sequence ATGGAGGAGCTCGCGCCCCACAGTCCCGCGGCACAGGCCGTCTACGCCTACGTTCGCACCGTGCCGCCCGGCCGGGTCGTCACGTACGGACAGGTGGCGGAGATGGTGGAGACCGTCGCGCTGACGCCCCGGCAGGTGGGACACATCATGAACAACGCGCCCGAGGACGTGCCTTGGCAGCGGGTGGTGGGCGCGGGGGGGAACCTGCCCATCGGCAAGCGCGGCACGCCGCTCATGATGCGCCAGCGACAGCTTCTGGAGCAGGAGGGAGTGCCCTTCCGCGCGGATGGCCGCATCGACATGGGCGCCTGTCAGTTGCGCGCCGATGACCCCCTGGGCGGCATCTTCGGCGCGGCGGAGGAGTGA
- a CDS encoding ATP-dependent Clp protease adaptor ClpS — protein MSIQLLPDIHQRDAETGNGESIVIVYNNDHNTYEEVIGVLQRATCCSFEEAWMEAWEIDHLGKSIVHHGAEEECERAAGIIRTIGIYVEVRDL, from the coding sequence ATGTCTATCCAGCTTCTGCCCGACATCCATCAGCGCGACGCCGAGACCGGCAACGGCGAGTCCATCGTGATCGTCTACAACAACGACCACAACACGTACGAGGAGGTGATCGGCGTCCTTCAGAGGGCCACCTGCTGCTCCTTCGAGGAGGCGTGGATGGAGGCCTGGGAGATCGACCACCTGGGCAAGTCGATCGTCCACCACGGCGCCGAGGAGGAGTGCGAGCGCGCGGCCGGCATCATCCGGACCATCGGCATCTACGTCGAGGTCCGCGACCTGTAG
- the secD gene encoding protein translocase subunit SecD gives MKNIHTRLFWLIVLLTIGAIYVIVTKPVRLGLDIQGGMRVVLRAQKEQLSSGKWTQQNLETVAGIIRKRVDALGVAEPVIYTKPNQDQIVVELPGVRDEKEALKSIQTTARLEFRYVPELERDWRSQEETVNGKPTGFEQIIGSNGEPVTPEELEARVFSKPPVLTGAELEPNARAELTPSEGTVIHFEFKGPAKRVFEQFTRSHLNKPLAIFLDKKLISAPNIEDVIPGVGIIRGRFSPDQARALAGQLNAGALPVPLKVEQQQTVEATLGQQAVHSALIAGIIGLVAVAIFMLGYYRLPGALADLALILYTLFTLAIFKGAFGWLGLPGVTLTVPGIAGFILSIGMAVDANVLIFERLKEERHAGKSLRAAIEAGFRRAFTAIFDSNMCTLITCAILYHFGTGPVRGFALTLAVGVIVSMFTAITCSRTFLLMLSSTKLGDRESLYHPGMGAHPKLNVTRHMMMWFGISIAVIVPGVVFLAMGGLKPSIEFTGGTEISAQFPQEPSIPTVRQALASVGFDDPRIVLAEGNRAYVTTRLLDPGEQTRAVKALTDMGGRIESTSVVSGNISRELTSNAVKAVLFASILIVAYLAIRFALGGVMEGLKFGVCAIAATLHDVIGLLGVFAILGYFLHWEIDSLFITALLTVIGFSTHDTIVIFDRIRENLRHRARGETFAEVTDRSIEQTFARSINTSVTVALTLVSLLVFGGPTLRVFVTALLFGVVSGTYSSIFNASPLLVLWKRLAGDRDTVTTGTGGAAPRSAQRPAQPAPRPRPAPQAAGVAPASGPATAPAPAPKPAVSNGGDDSGQRARSKKRKRRM, from the coding sequence TTGAAGAACATTCACACGCGGCTGTTCTGGCTCATCGTGCTGCTCACGATCGGGGCCATCTACGTGATCGTCACGAAGCCAGTCCGCCTCGGCCTCGACATCCAGGGCGGGATGCGCGTCGTGCTCCGGGCGCAGAAGGAGCAGCTCAGCTCGGGCAAGTGGACGCAGCAGAACCTCGAGACAGTCGCGGGCATCATCCGTAAGCGCGTTGACGCCCTGGGCGTCGCCGAGCCGGTGATCTACACCAAGCCCAACCAGGACCAGATCGTCGTCGAGCTACCGGGCGTGCGCGACGAAAAGGAGGCGCTCAAGTCGATCCAGACGACGGCGCGTCTGGAGTTCCGCTACGTGCCGGAGCTCGAGCGCGACTGGCGTAGCCAGGAGGAGACGGTCAACGGCAAGCCGACCGGCTTCGAGCAGATCATCGGCAGCAACGGCGAGCCGGTGACGCCGGAGGAGTTGGAGGCGCGCGTGTTCAGCAAGCCGCCGGTCCTCACCGGCGCCGAGCTGGAGCCCAACGCGCGCGCCGAGCTGACCCCCTCCGAGGGGACGGTGATCCACTTCGAGTTCAAGGGGCCGGCGAAGCGCGTCTTTGAGCAGTTCACCCGCTCCCACCTGAACAAGCCGCTCGCCATCTTTCTGGACAAGAAGCTCATCTCGGCGCCGAACATCGAGGACGTGATCCCCGGTGTCGGCATCATTCGCGGGCGCTTCTCTCCGGACCAGGCGAGGGCGCTGGCCGGCCAGCTCAACGCGGGCGCCCTGCCGGTGCCGCTGAAGGTCGAGCAGCAGCAGACGGTGGAGGCCACGCTGGGCCAGCAGGCCGTGCACAGTGCGTTGATCGCGGGAATCATCGGCCTGGTGGCCGTGGCGATCTTCATGCTGGGCTACTATCGTCTGCCCGGCGCACTCGCCGACCTCGCCCTCATCCTCTACACGCTCTTCACGCTGGCCATCTTCAAGGGCGCCTTTGGCTGGCTGGGCTTGCCCGGGGTCACGCTGACGGTGCCCGGCATCGCCGGCTTCATCCTTTCGATCGGCATGGCGGTGGACGCCAACGTGCTGATCTTTGAACGGCTGAAAGAGGAGCGCCACGCGGGCAAGTCGCTGCGCGCGGCCATCGAGGCCGGGTTCCGGCGCGCGTTCACCGCCATCTTCGACTCGAACATGTGCACGCTCATCACGTGCGCCATCCTCTACCACTTCGGCACGGGCCCCGTGCGCGGCTTCGCTCTCACGCTGGCCGTCGGCGTCATCGTGTCGATGTTCACGGCCATCACCTGCTCGCGAACCTTTCTGCTGATGCTCTCCTCCACCAAGCTCGGCGACCGCGAGAGCCTCTACCATCCGGGGATGGGCGCCCACCCCAAGCTCAACGTGACGCGCCACATGATGATGTGGTTCGGCATCTCGATCGCCGTGATCGTGCCAGGAGTCGTTTTCCTGGCGATGGGCGGCCTCAAGCCGAGCATCGAGTTCACCGGAGGCACGGAGATCAGCGCGCAGTTCCCGCAGGAGCCGAGCATCCCCACCGTCCGGCAGGCGCTGGCGTCCGTCGGCTTCGACGATCCGCGCATCGTGCTGGCGGAGGGCAACCGTGCCTACGTGACGACGCGGCTCCTCGACCCGGGCGAGCAGACCCGCGCGGTCAAAGCCCTGACCGACATGGGCGGGCGCATCGAGTCGACGTCGGTCGTGAGCGGCAACATCAGCCGTGAGCTCACTTCGAACGCTGTCAAGGCCGTGCTGTTCGCGTCCATCCTCATCGTGGCCTACCTGGCGATCCGCTTCGCGCTCGGCGGCGTGATGGAGGGCCTGAAGTTCGGCGTCTGCGCGATCGCGGCCACCCTACACGACGTCATCGGGCTGCTGGGCGTCTTCGCCATCCTGGGCTACTTCCTGCACTGGGAGATCGACAGCCTGTTCATCACCGCGCTCCTGACGGTGATCGGCTTCTCGACCCACGACACCATCGTCATCTTCGACCGGATCCGCGAGAACCTGCGTCACCGCGCGCGGGGCGAGACCTTCGCGGAGGTGACCGACCGCAGCATCGAGCAGACGTTCGCGCGCTCGATCAACACCTCGGTGACCGTGGCCCTGACCCTCGTGTCGCTGCTGGTGTTCGGCGGCCCGACGCTTCGCGTCTTCGTGACCGCGCTGCTGTTCGGTGTGGTTAGCGGCACCTACTCGTCGATCTTCAACGCCAGCCCGCTGCTGGTGCTGTGGAAGCGCCTCGCGGGTGACCGCGACACGGTGACGACCGGGACAGGCGGCGCCGCGCCTCGCTCAGCGCAGCGTCCGGCCCAGCCGGCGCCGAGGCCGCGGCCCGCTCCGCAGGCGGCCGGCGTCGCCCCGGCGAGCGGCCCGGCCACGGCGCCGGCCCCGGCACCCAAGCCGGCGGTGTCCAACGGCGGGGACGACTCCGGGCAGCGCGCCAGGTCCAAGAAGCGCAAGCGCCGCATGTAG
- a CDS encoding Gfo/Idh/MocA family oxidoreductase: protein MLSFAHVHAGGYAEQVAANPHAELTAVWDEEPARGRAEAERRGVPFFEVLEDALSRDDVQAVVVDAPTNLHPMVLRAAATAGKHIFTEKALTITVAEADEVVSAVRAAGIKFMISLPSRTRPEILFAKRAIDEGWLGEVTEMRARIAHMAALDRWFKAGDAHGGSLWFGDETAAGGGAFFDLGCHRVDVMRWFLGEPASVVARMNSFSGAYPIDDNMVAVVEFRNKALGILDVSWVHRAGPNPLEIYGTEGYLTMEMGPGPRIVLESTKARASGIKGAILPSELPPALPSPMVQWIDAIREGSSMTIDIQDGWNLTQLMEGCYTAARTGRAHAF, encoded by the coding sequence ATGCTCTCCTTCGCGCACGTTCATGCCGGCGGGTACGCCGAGCAGGTGGCGGCCAACCCCCATGCGGAGCTCACCGCCGTGTGGGACGAAGAGCCGGCTCGGGGCCGCGCCGAGGCCGAGCGGCGCGGGGTCCCCTTCTTCGAGGTGCTGGAGGACGCGCTCTCGCGGGACGACGTGCAGGCCGTCGTGGTGGACGCGCCCACGAACCTGCACCCCATGGTGCTCAGGGCCGCGGCGACCGCCGGCAAGCACATATTCACCGAGAAGGCGCTCACGATCACCGTCGCCGAGGCCGACGAGGTGGTGAGCGCCGTGCGCGCGGCGGGGATCAAGTTCATGATCTCGCTGCCGTCGCGCACACGCCCCGAGATCCTCTTCGCGAAGCGAGCGATCGACGAGGGCTGGCTGGGCGAGGTCACCGAGATGCGCGCGCGCATCGCGCACATGGCCGCGCTGGACCGCTGGTTCAAGGCGGGCGACGCCCACGGTGGCAGCCTCTGGTTCGGCGACGAGACGGCGGCCGGCGGCGGCGCCTTCTTCGACCTCGGCTGCCACCGCGTCGACGTGATGCGCTGGTTCCTCGGCGAGCCCGCCAGCGTCGTCGCCCGGATGAACAGCTTCTCCGGCGCCTACCCCATCGACGACAACATGGTGGCCGTGGTGGAGTTCCGCAACAAGGCCCTGGGCATCCTGGACGTGTCGTGGGTGCATCGCGCCGGCCCCAACCCGCTCGAGATCTACGGCACGGAGGGCTACCTGACGATGGAGATGGGCCCCGGCCCGCGCATCGTGCTCGAGAGCACGAAGGCGCGGGCGAGCGGCATCAAGGGCGCCATCCTCCCATCCGAGCTTCCGCCCGCACTGCCCTCGCCGATGGTCCAGTGGATCGACGCCATTCGCGAGGGCTCGTCGATGACGATCGATATCCAGGACGGCTGGAACCTGACCCAGCTCATGGAGGGCTGCTACACGGCGGCCCGCACGGGCCGGGCCCACGCGTTCTGA
- a CDS encoding universal stress protein yields the protein MPAVLREAALGYDMLVLGLGPGPSRELARQVLSQVAALGEAFGLPVDVSVEAAAHAAPAIVEAARRVGADLVLLGDSPRPTHRRFMGSTISYVVNHAPCAVAVIRP from the coding sequence GTGCCGGCCGTGCTGCGCGAGGCCGCGCTCGGGTATGATATGCTCGTTCTGGGCCTCGGCCCAGGCCCCTCGCGCGAGCTCGCCCGGCAGGTGCTCTCGCAGGTCGCGGCGCTCGGGGAGGCGTTCGGCCTGCCGGTGGACGTCAGCGTCGAGGCCGCCGCGCACGCCGCCCCGGCGATCGTCGAGGCCGCGCGCCGCGTGGGGGCTGACCTGGTGCTTCTGGGCGACAGCCCGAGGCCCACCCACCGGCGGTTCATGGGCAGCACGATCTCCTACGTGGTCAACCACGCCCCGTGCGCGGTGGCCGTCATCAGGCCCTGA